The DNA region ATGAAGATAAATGGCAGTTAGGATCGTTAGCAAACATGGTTGGGTTGCACGCGATTGCTACTTGTGATGCCGTTGAGGGGAAATATGCATGGCGCCCGGTAGCCGACATGACGCCGATGCAGTATTACGATATAAACCAGTGGCCACCGCTCTATCTCGAGCTTATTGCGCGCCCACAGTAATCGCTGTTTGCGCAATCATTAATACCGGGCACAACAGGGCGAATAACCACACCAAGCTACGCAGCTTGTCCCAGTTCGCAAGATAAAAGATATGGTAGGCGACACGGAAACCGATAAAGCTAATGGCCAAAGTGGTGTTTAGCTCAGTCACCTGTTCGGTCACCAGTACCAACAAAATGGCTGCAGCGTAGAGTGGGAACGCTTCATAAGCATTGTAGTGCCCGGCAACTGCACGTGCTCCAGCGCCGGTTAATCGACTTTGTTGTGCGCGTGGATGGCGGTTGTCATAACCTTTATCGCGGTTCTGGAAATACACAACAGGGGCTTTTGCCGCAATTGGCAATAGCCCTGCAATTAGTAAGCACCAAATGAGAATACTCATTTAACTTCCTTACCAGCGGCCTGCATGTCGGCATGATAAGACGAGCGAACCAGTGGGCCAGATGCAATGTGAGTGAAGCCCATTTTCTCACCTTCTTCGCGGAACATATCAAATTCAGCAGGCGTGACGTAACGTGTCACAGGCAGATGATGACGGCTCGGTTGTAGATATTGACCAATCGTCAACATATCAACGTCGTGGGCGCGCAAGTCACGCATAACCTCAAGGATCTCGTCGTTCGTTTCACCTAAACCAACCATCAAGCCAGATTTCGTACGAACATCAGGACGCGCTTCTTTATAACGCTGCAATAAATCTAACGACCATTGATAGTTAGCGCCAGGACGCGCCGCTTTATACATGCGCGGCACAGTTTCAAGGTTATGGTTAAATACATCAGGAGCTTCATCAGCGAGTATTTCTAGCGCGACATCCATACGGCCACGGAAGTCTGGTACTAGCACTTCGACTTGAATACCAGGGCTTTGTGCGCGAATCTCTTTAATACAGTCGGCAAAGTGTTGTGCGCCGCCATCACGAAGGTCATCGCGATCAACTGATGTCACAACAACATATTTCACTTTCATATCGCGAATGGTTGCGCCGAGTTTAACCGCTTCTTCTGGGTCGACTGGAAGAGGGCGACCGTGAGCAACGTCACAAAACGGACAGCGGCGGGTACAAATAGCGCCCAAAATCATGAAGGTTGCGGTACCGTGGTTAAAACATTCAGCAAGGTTAGGGCAAGACGCTTCCTCACAGACTGAATGCAAACCATGTTTGCGCATCGCTTGTTTGATTTCGTCGATTCGTTGAGTGGAGGCGGGTAGTTTCACCTTCAACCACTCTGGTTTACGCAACATTTGGTCGCGCTCAGTAGGGACAATCTTCACTGGAATCAACGCCATTTTATCGGCGTCACGTAGTTTTACCCCAGGTTCAACTCTAACTGGCTTTGACATAATCTTTCGCGAATCCTGTTTCTTCAGTCGTGTGTTCATAACCCAATAGTCGTGCGAAAATTTGGGTTACATGCTGCGCCGCTTCGCTCACACTTTGCGGCCCATTCAAATCCTTACATTGCACCATTTGCATACCGGCATAACCGCATGGATTAATCCGTAAAAATGGCTCAAGGTTCATATCTACATTCAAGGCTAAGCCATGAAACGAACAGCCTTTACGTATACGCAAACCCAACGAACAAAGTTTTGAACCGTTCACATAAACGCCGGGAGCGTCTGGACGCGCTGCTGCCTCAACACCATACTCTGCCATCATTGCCACAATTGAATCTTCAATGGCATTGACGAGCTGGCGAACGCCCATCTTGCGACGACGAATATCGAGCAAGAAATAGACGACCAATTGACCCGGGCCGTGATAGGTGACTTGACCGCCACGATCAACTTTCACGATCGGAATGTCGCCTGGCGCTAAAATGTGTTCTTCTTTACCGGCTTGCCCCTGGGTAAAAACTGGCTCGTGTTCGAGTACCCAAAGTTCATCAATTGTATTTTCATCACGTTCATCGGTGAACGTCTGCATAGCAGACCATACAGGTTCATAAGGTTGTTGACCGAGGTGACGAATAATTAACTTAGAGGACATAACGAACTTCTTCAATATCGGCTAAGGCGCGATACAGCGCTTCAATATGCTGTTGGCTCGTGACTTGAACTTTGATCGATACTGAATGGTAATTACCTTTGCTACTTGGCTTAACCGTTGGCGAGTAATCGCCGGGTGCGTGCTGTTGCGCTACCGCGACAATGGTGTCTGGTAACTCAGGTACAGCAAGCCCCATCACTTTAAAGGTAAAGTGACATGGGAATTCTACCAACTCATCAAAGCGTGTTTTTTGCATGCTTTACTCCTGAATGAGATGTCGTTTGCTGGCGTGAAACGCTTCAGCTATCTGTGCGGTAATCGTTCCGCATTGACCATTGCCGACAATTATATCATCAATTTGACCAACCGGCTGTACTTCGCGGCTTGAGCTTGTCAGGAATACTTCGTCAACGTGTTGCAATTCGTTGACATTAAGCGCTTCTTCATGAACCTCAATAGCTAGCTGCTGGGCTAGTTGTATTACCCATGTGCGGGTAATGCCAGCTAAAATCAAGTGGTCGGCCGGTGGTGTGTAGAGGCGCCCTTGTTTTACCATAAAATAATTACACGAAGCACCCTCGGTGATGCGTCCATCGCGATGCAGTAATGGTTCGATAGCGCCTCGTTTCGCAGCCTCACGCTTTAACATGATATTACCGAGTAAGCTGATACTTTTGATATCACAGCGGTGCCAGCGAATGTCTTCTAAAACAGCGACTTTTACCGGTTTTGGTGTATTCCAGTGCACACTAAGAGGCGACAGACTAGCATAGATGGTTGGTGTTAGTGGCTGCGTTGGTAAATGGCTACGCTGGCTATCGGCACCAAACGTCAACTGAATGTATACTAAACCGTCGTCGAGGTTATTGCGGTTAATCAAATCAAGCACGAGCTGATGCCAAAACTCAGTCGTGATAGGCGCAATACCAATCGCATCCGCTGAGCGTTGCAGTCGCTGAATATGGAGTTCGGGAAGGAAAGGACGGCGCTGATAAACTGGAATAACTTCATATACGCCATCCGCAAACAAAAAGCCTCGGTCGAAAACCGAGACTTTTGCGTTATTACCGGTGACCCAGTCACCGTTTAAATAGACGATGTCAGACACTTGTGCTGCCTTAATTGGTGATCCTAGCTTTCGCTTTCACCACTAAACTTTTGCTTTGCCCAATCCATCAAGCGTTTGAACACGCCACCCTGTTCAACGGCATTTAGCGTCACAAGCGGGTAGCTTGCAATATCTTCGCCTTCTAACTGAAGATAGACAGTACCAACTTGTGTACCTTTCTCGATAGGCGCTTCAAGCGTTTGATTCAGTTCAAAATTAGCTTTCAAATTATTACGCTGACCTTTTGGCAATGTAATCACGACTGGCTCAGTCACACCTAATTGGACGGTATCTTGCTCACCACCCCAAATACGATGGTCAACAAAACTCTCGCCAGCTTGATACGCAGTCACTGTCTCGTAGTAGCGGAAGCCGTAGTTAAGCAACTTCTTACTTTCAACCTTACGTGCTTGCTCACTTGAAGTGCCCATAACCACGGCGATTAAACGGGTATCGCCTTCGGTTGCTGAAGAAACAAGACTATAGCCGGCTTCATTTGTATGGCCGGTTTTAATACCATCAACATTCATGCTGCGATCCCACAACAGCGAGTTGCGGTTATATTGCTTAATGTTGTTGTAGGTAAATGATTTCTCGGCGTACAGCGAATATTCTTCAGGCACGTCACGAATCAGCGCCTGTGCCAAAGTCGCCATATCACGCGGCGAGCTGTATTGATTTGGATCAGGTAAGCCATGGCTGTTTGCGAAGCTTGAATTGCTCATGCCTAGTTCAGCAGCGTAGGTGTTCATTAAATCTGCAAATGCGCCTTCACTTCCGGCGATATGCTCGGCCATGGCTACACAGGCGTCATTACCTGAAGAAATAACGATACCGCGATTAAGATCAGCGACCGAGACCTCTTTGCCTACTTCGATAAACATTTTCGATGACTCTGGGAAGTTTTTTGCCCAAGCATTTTTACTTATCGTAACCATGTCTTCATTACTAATACGACCGGCTTGGAGTTCGCGGCCGATAATGTAACTTGTCATCATTTTAGTGAGGCTAGCCGGAGCCAATGCTTCATCGGCATTCTCCGAGGTAATAACGTGCCCCGTTGTGTAATCAATCAGAATGTAACCTTTGGCATTGACTGAAGGTGCCGGGGGAACAATTGCTGCTTGCGCTACCGCAGTAAACGCGACGGCAGTAATGGCAATTGTGCGAACAAAGTGACGAAGTACACGACGCATGTTAACTCTTCTCTTTTTTTTTGAAACTCTGGATGAATAAAGGGCGCTGAATATAGCATAAATTTAAAGGCTATAGCAGTTACCCAGGGGATTCTGCCGTAGCTTGCTATTTATTTCCGACAAACGCAGAGATTACGGAACCGCGACACGAAATGCATCGGGATACCCAGCTTTCCTTAGCTGTTCTAGTAACTTATTGGTTTGTGGTTCAGCCAACGGACCTAAAACTACCCGATATAGACCATTATTTGGCTGAGTAGTTGCAGGAACTTGGTATAATTTCTGTAAGCGTTCAGCTTCAGCTTGTAATCGAGCTGAATCACTTCCGGCATGAACTTGAATATAGAACTGGTCGATCGATTCCATTTTTAACGGCGGGGTAACAGCGAGGGCTTCGTTACCTGAGCTAGGCTGTAATGCTTCAATTTTTACGCGAGCGGTCCCAGATTTTAACATATCGAGTTTATAAGCAGCGACATAGGAAAGGTCGATAATTCGATTCCCGTGAAATGGCCCACGGTCATTGACTCGAACAACCACACTTTTTTCATTATCTAAATTGGTTACGCGTACATAAGTTGGTAGCGGGAGCGTCTTATGCGCTGCACTCATGGCGTACATGTCGTAGGTTTCGCCGTTGGAGGTGAGGTGGCCATGGAATTTTTCCCCGTACCACGAGGCCACACCTTCTTGGCTGAAGTCACTTACGTCATCCAAGATATGCCAGGTATTACCGAATAATGAATAGGTTCGATTGCCTTGTCGGCTTGGCGGCTCAAAAGATGGTTCTGGTTCAACTAGCTCATCGGCCGTGGGTAAGCGCGACGGAATAGAATCATATTTCTGACTATAACGTGAGTTTGACGGAGATGAACTAGAACACGCGTTCAACAGAACGATGACCGTCAGTATTAGCACAAACCGAAAACTTATCATCATGATTTAGCGCGCTTGTTTTATTTGTTGACTCAATTGATAAACAGCCATGGCATACAGCGGACTGTGATTATAACGAGTAATGACATAAAAATTGTTGTACCCCAACCAGTATTCATGGCCTTCAGCTAACTCAAATTCGAAAACTTTGGCTAAGGATTGTTCCATTACAACACTGTGTTCTGGTAATTCTAGACCGTTCTGTTTCAGCTCTGCAACTGTTGTGTCCGGCTTTAACCCTTTACTCACCAGCTTTGCATGCGCTTCGGACGCCGCCAATTTAACGGCAACGGGTTCATTATTCTGCCAGCCATGTTCGGCGAAGTAGTTTGCGACACTACCAATGGCGTCGACAGGATTTCCCAATAAATCACGAACATTATCACCGTCAAAATCGACGGCATAATGGCGATATGATGAGGAAATAAACTGACCGTAGCCCATCGCACCTGCGTAAGAGCCCATCAATTCAAGAGCTGGAAGCGACTCTTCACGTGTGAGCAACATATACTGTTCAAGTTCTGAACGGAAAAATTTAGCACGTGGTGGGTAGTGAAAGCCAAGTGTATAAAGCGCATCTAGCACGCTATATTTGCCGCGGTACTCGCCGTAAAACGTTTCAACACCAATAATCGCAACAATGATTTCCGCGGGAACACCAAACTCTTGCTCGGCACGCGCCAATGTCTCTTCGTGCTGCTGCCAAAATTTCAGGCCAGATTGCAAACGTTTTTCAGTTAAAAAGATTGGATAATACTGGTACCAGGGCTTTGCTTCCCATGGGCGGGCAATGGCTTCGAGAATTGTCTCGTCACGCTTGGCTTGGTCTAGCAAAGATTCAACTTCAGTGCGCTCAAACGCATGTTTTGTCACCATTTGCTCAACAAACTGCTCGCGTTGTTGCTGATAATCGGTATCCGCTTGAGCTGTCTGGCATGTCAAACTTACCGTACCGCAAATGCCCAGCATCAGTGCCTTGGTCAAGTTACCCATGAGAATTTGTTCCTTTTGCTAATCGTGCATGACTAAGCGTTTGTTTGTTGCTATGGCCATTAGTAAACCAAACCCAGCTAACAAAGTCACCATTGAGGTGCCTCCATAACTGATCAGCGGTAAGGGTACACCAACCACCGGCAATAAGCCGGAAACCATGCCAATATTTACAAGAACATAAACAAAAAAAGTAAGTGTTAGGCTGCCGGCAAGAAGTTTTTGATAAACTTTTTGCGCGCGCATGGCAATAATCATGCCGCGGAAGACGACAAAGCCATAGAGTAACAACAGGCCAATAACGCCAACCAGCCCAAATTCTTCGCTAAATACTGAGAAAATGAAGTCTGTATGACGCTCAGGAAGAAATTCGAGTTGTGATTGTGTGCCTTGCAGCCAACCCTTTCCTTCAACGCCTCCTGAGCCGATAGCAATCTTAGATTGAATAATTTGATAGCCAGCGCCGAGTGGATCACGCTCAGGGTCTAAAAAGGTTAATACTCGCTGGCGTTGGTAATCGTGCATCAAGAAAAACCACAATACGGGAACAAAGGCCCCTAATGCGGTGGCAAAAAATATAATTAATCGCCAGCTAATACCAGCTAAAAACAACACAAAAATACCGGAGCTAGCGATGAGAATCGACGTGCCTAAATCGGGTTGCTTCGCAATCATTAATGTCGGCACCATCAGCAACAAAAATGCTGCTGCCATGCGGCGTTTTGTCGGTGGTATACCGTGTTCAGCCAAAAACCAAGCGATTGTCATGGGAACGGCAAGCTTCATAATTTCTGATGGCTGAATGGTCACAAAACCGAGATTCAACCAGCGTTGTGCGCCTTTGCTAGACTCACCGAATAGAAGGACGCCAAGCAAGAGCACTACACCAAGTGCGAATAGGGGGAGGGAAAAGCGTTCAACCGCACCCAGTGGAATTTGCGCAATCACTAACATCGCTGTGAAAGCGAGGCCAATACGAATCACTTGGCGTTCAGTCATGGCTAAATCTTGCCCACTGGCAGAATAAACCGTGGCTAAACTTAATACGGCCAAAGTGAGTAGCCCAAGGAATAGGGGGCCGTCAATATGAAAACGCTGCAGCCACTTATTGCTTTCATTATTGCTGCGCATATCGTTGTTCCTGTTCAAAATAGAAGTCGAGCAACTTTCTCGCCATTGGTGCGGCAACGCTACCACCACCACCGAGGGTATTCTCAACTGCAATCACAACAACGAGCTCGGGATTATCAGCTGGTGCATAACCAACATACATGGCGTTATCACGGTAGCGCTCGTCAATTTCTTCGGCGTTATATTCTTCTTCCTGTCCGATACTGCGAACTTGTGCGGTTCCGGTTTTACCGCCACTGGTAAATGTTGCGTCTTTAAACGCGCTGTGTGCCGTGCCTTTGATTGAGCTGACCGTTAAATTGAGTGCACGCAATACAACATCCCAATTTCGGGGATTTTTCAAGGTAACCGGTTCACGTGTTTCAACAACGGCCGGAAGCACAACTTCGCCTTCTTGGATAGCGTGTAATAATCTTGGTACCGGTCGCTCTCCACGATTAACAACTACCGCCGTACCGACAGCAAGTTGTATCGGTGTTGTGGTCCAATAACTCTGACCAATGCCAATTGATACAGTTTCACCAGCGTACCAAGGTTGATTGAAACGGGCGCGCTTCCAGCCTCGTGACGGCATAACTGCGGATGATTCTTCAGCGATATCGATTCCGGTTCGAGCGCCGAAGCCATAGCGAACCATGTCGTCATGAATACTATCAATACCTAATTTCAACGCTAAGTCGTAATAAAACGTATCACAACTCTCAACAATAGCATCGGTAACATTAACCCAACCATGTCCCCAGGCTAGCCAGTCTCGATAGCGGTGGTCGACGCCTTCAATTTGAAACCAACCTGGGTCCCAAACTTTTGTGGTAGGTGTGATAATGCCTTGTTCGAGACCAAGTACAGCAAGCTGTGGCTTAACCGTTGAAGCAGGGGGATAACCACCCTGCGTTGAGCGATTCAACAAAGGTGAATGGCGTGAGCTGAGTAAGCTCTGATATTGCGCGTATGAGATTCCTTGGGCAAACCAGTTAGGGTCATAGCTTGGTTTACTTACCATCGCACGTATAGCGCCATCGCTAGGATCCATTAAAATAATCGAGCCGCGTTCATCCCCAAGAAGGTCATACGCAAACTGTTGGAGCTCGATATCGAGTTCAAGATGAAGATCTTGTCCTGGAATTGGGGGCTCTACCGAGAGCGTTCGAATATTGCGGCCATGAATATCAACTTCAACTTGCTGATAGCCGATGGTACCGTGCAACAACTCTTCGTAATAGCGTTCAACGCCAAGTTTTCCGATGACGCGAGTGGCCGCATAATTGGCGTGCTTATTCTGTTCGCGCAAGGTGTTTAAGTCATTCCGGTTTATTTTGGCAACATAACCAAGCGCATGCGTAATGGCTTCACCGTATGGGTAATGGCGAACGAGACGTGCTTCAATGCTAACACCGGGGAATTCATGCTGACGGACTGCGAACTTCGCCGCCTGTTGCTCCGTTAAACCGTCTAATAAAATAATTTGGTTAAAGCGTCTTTCACGTCGTCTGTTTTCATGAAATTCTGCAATGGTTTCATCATCAATGGCGAGCAATTGCTGCAATTCGGTTAACGTTTGAGTTAAATCTTGAACTTTCTCGGGGGTCACTTCAAGACTCATGACCGGTCGGTTTTCAGCTAATAAACGCCCTCGACGATCATAAATCAAACCACGATTGGGCGCTAACGGCACAACCTTAATTCGATTATCATTTGAGCGAGTTTGAAAGCTTTGGTGGTCAACGACCTGCAAGTGATACATGTTGGTAAACAACACGCCGAAAGCGAGTACAACAATAATTAAACTAACAAAAACACGGCGCCCAAACAGCGCAGATTCAGCATGATGATCTCGAATGGTGACGCGTTTATGCTTCATGTTACTCGCGATGATAAGGGTGGTTAGCTGTCACACTCCATGCTCGGTACAAGCTCTCGGCAATCAGCACACGTACCAGTGGGTGCGGTAGGGTAAGAGCCGACAATGACCAGCGTTCGTCGGCGGCAGCGATACATTCTGGCGCCAGACCTTCAGGCCCACCAACCAGTAAACTGACATCGCGTCCATCCATGAGCCAATTCTCAAGCCGCTGTGCAAGTTGTGGTGTGGTCCAGCTTTTGCCAGTAACTTCTAAGGTGACAATGCGGTCACCTTTACCAACTGCGGCGAGCATGGCTTCGCCTTCTTGTCGGAGGATACGGGGTATATCCGCGTTTTTCCCGCGCTTGCCAGCACTAATTTCAATAAGCTCGAGTTGGCAATCGGCGGGAAAACGTTTCGCGTAGGTTTGGTAACCGGTGCTGACCCAATCAGGCATTTTTTGCCCAACGGCAATCAGCCGAATACGCATTACTTGCGCCCCCAAAGCTTCTCTAGCTCGTAAAAGTCGCGAATAGATTCCTGCATGATATGGACGACCACATCACCGAGATCAACGAGTACCCATTCTGAATGCTCATGACCTTCAATACCTAATGGCGCAACGCCATGGTGTTTCGCTTCAGTTGCAACGTAGTTAGCAATACTACGTACATGTGTTTTTGAGTTACCTGAACAAATGATCATGTATTCGGCAACATCAGTTTGATCGTGAACATCAAGTACTTTAATGTCACGACCTTTGAGGTCTTCGACTTTGTCTACTACGAAATCGCGTAATTGTTCTGCTTGCAAGAGTTCCACACTCCAATAATTCGGCTAATAAAATAATCGCATAAAACGGGCGTAGTTTACCACGAAGCGATAGTAAAAATCAGCTAACGATAGAGTTGATGTGTTTGGATATAGTTAGCGACTGAGTTAGGAACGTAGTGTGTCCAAGATTGTTCGGTTTGAATGGCATTACGAATGGCAGTTGCCGATATATCAAACGCTGGCGTTTCAGCAAGATAAACACAGCCGCTCGCATGTTGATGAAGTTGTTCTGGTTGTTTCGTTTGTACGTTAGCTAACCACTGTTGAAGGGTTTCGCTAAACACATTATGTGAATGAGGACGACGCATCACCACTAAATGCGCATGATCAAGCAAATGCTCCCATTTATACCAGCTTTCCAATCCAGCAAAGGCATCCTCGCCAACAATGAATACCAGAGTATCTTGCGGCCAACGCTGATGAAATTGCTCTAAAGTCAACTGAGTATAAGACTTTCGTGATTGCAATAACTCCCAATTATCGGCGGTGCAGTTGGGAATGTCAGAGGCGGCAAGCGTTGCCATCGCGAAACGCTGTTCGGCTGTCGCACCAGGATAACTGCGATGTGGCGGTTGTGCACTCGGCAATAAAACTAAATGATCGGATTGAATTTGTTCACAGACACTGGAGGCGGCATTTAAATGTCCCCAATGAATCGGATCAAAGGTGCCACCTAAAATTGCGCGCATCATTGTGGTAATCGACTCACTAATTCCGGTTGACAGTAGAGCGTGACCAAGTGCGTTGCCAGGGTTCCGTAATCTTCACCGGAATCACGTTTGAAAGCATATTCAAGTCGTGCGAGTAACTCTGCAGCTTTACTGACCGCCTGAGGCGACATACGTTGACAGAAGTTCCGATAGGGTGCCTCTTGATTACGCCATACGCCATTCTTGCGACACGCGTCTGCAAAATTATCCGCTTGTTGTAACGTGCAAACCACCTGCCATTCACGCTGCAACATCCAATTCAGAATGGCTTCTTCAACCTCATCTTCAAGCAGTCGCGCAAGGCGGTGCAGGGCATTGCTAAGGTCGGCATGCAATATTGCTTCTTGCAACGCAAAGACATTGAAGCGGCTCTGATCTTGAGCAGCTTGCTGAATGGATTCAGCTGAGATTGGTTGCGGCAAATCAGTTAATGCAAGCTTCTGCAACTCTTGATCGAGCGCCAACAAGTTCCCCTCAAACCAATTGGCAAGCAGTTGGTTAGCTTCAGGGGTTAGTTGCAAGTTGTAACGCTGTGCCCGTTGTTGCACGAAGCGAGGTAAGCCGGCGCGATCAGGACTATTCGCATTAACGATCGGGCCAGCCGAAGCTAAATCCTGATACCATTTTGATTTGAGTTGCTCTTGTTTTAGCTTTGGCCCAATGACAATAAGTATTTGATCATCTAGTGGCGCCTTTGCATATTGTCGCAAGGCATCGGCACCTTCACGACCGGGTTTTCCCTCTGGCAGCTCAAGCTCAATTACTTTCTGACTTGAGAAGAGGCTGAGGCTGGCGCTTTGGTCGGTGAGCAGACGCCAGTCGAACTGACTATCTTGCACATGTCGCTGGCGCTCATCAATACCATGCTGGCGAGCTATTTTGCGGAGTTGCTGTAAAGCGTCGTCAATCAATAAAGGTGCATCACCGAACACACTGATGACTGCCGGTAACCCTTGTTGAGAAAATTGGTCATGCAGTTGTGCAGGTGCGAGTTGCATCGAAGCTACTCCGAGAGATGTGCAATGGTCTGACGTAACAGCAACCGGGCGGCTTCTTCGCGCATTTCTTGAACAAGGACTTCTCGTTCACGCGTTTTGGCCAAGGCAAAGTTTGGGTCATCTTGATAGTCACGATACACCTCAACTTGTTGCAGGGCAGAAATTTCACCTTGTTCAATGAGTTGATAGTAAACCGTGTAAATCATCTCGTATTCAGCTACTTGCCCTGACTGCGATAACGAGAGCGTTCGACGGTCTAGCGTATCGTCAAGAATTTCAATGACCAGACGCGTTTGCTGTGCTGACTCAATTTTTGCGCCGGCAAGGCTTAAACGGCGCTCCAAAACTTGTCCAAACTCGCTAAATGCAGGGGCTTCGATACTAACCGTTTGCATTGCTGCTGGTAGCTGATAATTATCACGCAGTTGAAAGCCACAGCCGGTTAGGGCTGTGGCAACTATTATAACGGTTAATTTCAGTATCAAATGCCGCATGGTTTAATTTGCCACAATGTTGAACAGTTTGCCTGGAACGTAAATTTGTTTACGGATGGTTTTGCCATCGATAAATTTTTGTACGTTTTCATCGGCAAGGGCAACTTCGGTAACTTGCTCTTGGCTGGCATCAGCTGGAACT from Pseudidiomarina andamanensis includes:
- the lipA gene encoding lipoyl synthase — translated: MSKPVRVEPGVKLRDADKMALIPVKIVPTERDQMLRKPEWLKVKLPASTQRIDEIKQAMRKHGLHSVCEEASCPNLAECFNHGTATFMILGAICTRRCPFCDVAHGRPLPVDPEEAVKLGATIRDMKVKYVVVTSVDRDDLRDGGAQHFADCIKEIRAQSPGIQVEVLVPDFRGRMDVALEILADEAPDVFNHNLETVPRMYKAARPGANYQWSLDLLQRYKEARPDVRTKSGLMVGLGETNDEILEVMRDLRAHDVDMLTIGQYLQPSRHHLPVTRYVTPAEFDMFREEGEKMGFTHIASGPLVRSSYHADMQAAGKEVK
- the lipB gene encoding lipoyl(octanoyl) transferase LipB, coding for MSSKLIIRHLGQQPYEPVWSAMQTFTDERDENTIDELWVLEHEPVFTQGQAGKEEHILAPGDIPIVKVDRGGQVTYHGPGQLVVYFLLDIRRRKMGVRQLVNAIEDSIVAMMAEYGVEAAARPDAPGVYVNGSKLCSLGLRIRKGCSFHGLALNVDMNLEPFLRINPCGYAGMQMVQCKDLNGPQSVSEAAQHVTQIFARLLGYEHTTEETGFAKDYVKAS
- a CDS encoding MAPEG family protein, with amino-acid sequence MSILIWCLLIAGLLPIAAKAPVVYFQNRDKGYDNRHPRAQQSRLTGAGARAVAGHYNAYEAFPLYAAAILLVLVTEQVTELNTTLAISFIGFRVAYHIFYLANWDKLRSLVWLFALLCPVLMIAQTAITVGAQ
- a CDS encoding septal ring lytic transglycosylase RlpA family protein produces the protein MMISFRFVLILTVIVLLNACSSSSPSNSRYSQKYDSIPSRLPTADELVEPEPSFEPPSRQGNRTYSLFGNTWHILDDVSDFSQEGVASWYGEKFHGHLTSNGETYDMYAMSAAHKTLPLPTYVRVTNLDNEKSVVVRVNDRGPFHGNRIIDLSYVAAYKLDMLKSGTARVKIEALQPSSGNEALAVTPPLKMESIDQFYIQVHAGSDSARLQAEAERLQKLYQVPATTQPNNGLYRVVLGPLAEPQTNKLLEQLRKAGYPDAFRVAVP
- a CDS encoding serine hydrolase is translated as MRRVLRHFVRTIAITAVAFTAVAQAAIVPPAPSVNAKGYILIDYTTGHVITSENADEALAPASLTKMMTSYIIGRELQAGRISNEDMVTISKNAWAKNFPESSKMFIEVGKEVSVADLNRGIVISSGNDACVAMAEHIAGSEGAFADLMNTYAAELGMSNSSFANSHGLPDPNQYSSPRDMATLAQALIRDVPEEYSLYAEKSFTYNNIKQYNRNSLLWDRSMNVDGIKTGHTNEAGYSLVSSATEGDTRLIAVVMGTSSEQARKVESKKLLNYGFRYYETVTAYQAGESFVDHRIWGGEQDTVQLGVTEPVVITLPKGQRNNLKANFELNQTLEAPIEKGTQVGTVYLQLEGEDIASYPLVTLNAVEQGGVFKRLMDWAKQKFSGESES
- a CDS encoding D-amino acid aminotransferase; translation: MSDIVYLNGDWVTGNNAKVSVFDRGFLFADGVYEVIPVYQRRPFLPELHIQRLQRSADAIGIAPITTEFWHQLVLDLINRNNLDDGLVYIQLTFGADSQRSHLPTQPLTPTIYASLSPLSVHWNTPKPVKVAVLEDIRWHRCDIKSISLLGNIMLKREAAKRGAIEPLLHRDGRITEGASCNYFMVKQGRLYTPPADHLILAGITRTWVIQLAQQLAIEVHEEALNVNELQHVDEVFLTSSSREVQPVGQIDDIIVGNGQCGTITAQIAEAFHASKRHLIQE
- the ybeD gene encoding DUF493 family protein YbeD, with translation MQKTRFDELVEFPCHFTFKVMGLAVPELPDTIVAVAQQHAPGDYSPTVKPSSKGNYHSVSIKVQVTSQQHIEALYRALADIEEVRYVL
- the rodA gene encoding rod shape-determining protein RodA is translated as MRSNNESNKWLQRFHIDGPLFLGLLTLAVLSLATVYSASGQDLAMTERQVIRIGLAFTAMLVIAQIPLGAVERFSLPLFALGVVLLLGVLLFGESSKGAQRWLNLGFVTIQPSEIMKLAVPMTIAWFLAEHGIPPTKRRMAAAFLLLMVPTLMIAKQPDLGTSILIASSGIFVLFLAGISWRLIIFFATALGAFVPVLWFFLMHDYQRQRVLTFLDPERDPLGAGYQIIQSKIAIGSGGVEGKGWLQGTQSQLEFLPERHTDFIFSVFSEEFGLVGVIGLLLLYGFVVFRGMIIAMRAQKVYQKLLAGSLTLTFFVYVLVNIGMVSGLLPVVGVPLPLISYGGTSMVTLLAGFGLLMAIATNKRLVMHD
- the mltB gene encoding lytic murein transglycosylase B, which encodes MGNLTKALMLGICGTVSLTCQTAQADTDYQQQREQFVEQMVTKHAFERTEVESLLDQAKRDETILEAIARPWEAKPWYQYYPIFLTEKRLQSGLKFWQQHEETLARAEQEFGVPAEIIVAIIGVETFYGEYRGKYSVLDALYTLGFHYPPRAKFFRSELEQYMLLTREESLPALELMGSYAGAMGYGQFISSSYRHYAVDFDGDNVRDLLGNPVDAIGSVANYFAEHGWQNNEPVAVKLAASEAHAKLVSKGLKPDTTVAELKQNGLELPEHSVVMEQSLAKVFEFELAEGHEYWLGYNNFYVITRYNHSPLYAMAVYQLSQQIKQAR